A window of Plodia interpunctella isolate USDA-ARS_2022_Savannah chromosome 3, ilPloInte3.2, whole genome shotgun sequence genomic DNA:
GAATCCatgaatgagagagagatttaCACTGAGTAGGTAAACGCCTAAGTAGAACACTAGACTTTACCAGGTAAAGTTTAGTGTTCTACTTAGGCACCTACTCTAATTGTGATACCAACATTTGGGTACATAGGTAGAGTTTAGATTGAGCGGTATATTCAcgatatttacatatttttttccttgaGAAGCATATGTTACCCAATGGGAAAAATGGCaactatttttcataaaattattattatatttctttatataactatattcatatatttatttatataactatattttaataactgtaAAGGATACTTACCTAATGATctgcaatgaatttgaaaaaaattcgcttttactttttttaataatgttgattgaataaataaaatataataaatatatacattacaagctacattgtaatgtatttaattatttacttgtaataaatttattccacAGAGATGTTCGATTGAATAATCCAACATCAAGCCTCCCTTATTACTGTGGTTTTGAGGcatattaggtacctaagtacacgaaaattttattttttgtgagcTGAGCAAAATTGGTTGGTGACACCAAatcaatttatgtttttagcCGTCCCTCCACCCCTCTTCGTAACcttatttttcataacatattataatacattgttttttattgtttcagaGACCGGAAAATATTGAGACTCCGTTGTCTGCCCCGCGCGACACGAAACACAGCATCTACGCTATGAATGAtcaggtatatatttatatgtataagtactGATTTCAACCAATTCTGAAAACCTAGTTCGTGGAATTTACCAAGTAGTTACCTGGTtagattatttacataataatttagatcTATGGTTGCACACCTATACGTTACGTTacattttcacattattttcaataaatttgttttgataaaaattaaagcacagttaaaaaaatatttttgagtagagaacatggaattagtaagtacgacggagtacctactacatTCCATGGTAGAGATAACTTCCTATCGTGGCCAGAGAGAGGGCCATAGTGAATACAAGGTGAAAAGGCACGGCATGTAACCGTAGCCCtaaattaatagttaaataatattaaataatttattttccctatgtagttatgtgttcaaccttatatttatttacacttaccaaaatttcatttttatttttttatgtaggtaaatagttattttattcaaaatgagTATTCCATTAGATATTGTTAGATTTTGAGTAAGAACACACTCAATAAAATCCAAATTAgtgtaggtatttttagagttccgtaCCTTAAAAGGTGAAAACGGAAACCGTGTTAATggtaaaaaagaataatttgtttttccgTTTGTCCGTCTATATATCTGTAAAACCTATTTCTCAAAAACGCGTGGAGTTATAAGAGTTCAAATTTGTAGGTATGAAGTCTCTTTTAGCTGTAAAAAAGATCAAAagattaactatttttttacggATTTATGATGAACCTATATTAGGACAGGGAAGGTACGAGTAGGTACTTCCCGTTGacctagaataaataaataaataaatatattaggacaattcACACATGATGAAATTTGCTTCAGTTTGGCAACGAGTTTCTCTAGTCTTCAAGTGTTAGGTGCATTCAGAGCTGCAACGCTGCGAACTTTGAATATCTGGATATAGTTTTACAACTGGCCGCCTGCCTGCAACCCTCATTGGGATTGTTgttattgcctatcagctgccatatgtcccttaatcgcctcttAGGACATCCACTGAAGGATGAGGTATGTAATggagtaaaaaatgtaaaggaGGTATGTAATGGTTCATTAGAGGGCAGAAATACACGGTTCAAAGAAATTATACTATAAGGGCTTACCTACAATTCAGATAAAGGAAAAAAGCCGAAAAAAGCAAATGCGATGAGTACATAacgttaaaagaaaattttacggAACCTTCGGTGCGCTAGCTAAACTACCACTtgaccgtttttttttcttccatGTCTATATGCCGAATATCGGAGGGcctttctatttaaaaaatcaacaactCTGATTTTCTTTCAGACATTTCATACTCCTTCATTTGGCGACGAAGAATTTGACATTCCATTGATGCATGGACAGCATGCGACTCCAGTTCCAGTTCAGAACAGTCACAATCCGTACACCCAGTTGCATCATTCTGCGCCACAGGTtagttaagtacctacttaaattgtACCTTTATCAGAATATAGAAAATTCTCTTGAAGGACCAAGACCCGACTCCCTCTTACTACTACTACACTCATGCGATCATGTCAGGTCTAAACGGATGCACACGAATTAACTTAATCTTAAATCCGGTATGAAAAGACAAACCTAGTTAAAGATAGCACGATACACCCAGGTGTTACCAACGAAGTCCGGCTCCAAATAGGTGTAAGGAACTGAGACCGGCTGCACCTAGCTAGCCAGAGTACTTTGGACTTTAgcatataacatttttggCATATAACGTACAACATTTCTATCTATAAAGAGTAAAACACGGATTTTAACGAACTACagtttttgtttgtgttgCAATACTGTTAATATGTACAACATTTCTAAGTtgatgaaaatgtttattttacaatactgTATTCATCTTTTCCTtctgtaagcattcgtttgtgaaataTACAACAGTATTGCATATTCGGGTGCAAAAATATTGGGAAACATCGTTttccaaaagataaaaaacttcgaaaactatgggaaaCCGCCACATGCTGAAAAATTTTCGATCCAGTAAATGGTCAAAAATatgctcggaacacttcacacctgacgacttatgaaaatatggaCTCACCATACAGGTAAGGCTTTCagtcaaatattcaaaatcaagtttattagTTACCACAGTGGActaaataatgcagaacataatctaaaattgtgttattattttcaggaccaGTTAACCGCCCTTCAGTTTTCTCACAACACTGTTGTTGAAAAAAACTAATGCTCACATATGGAAAAGATGAATAAAGtactgtaaaataaacgttttcatCAACTTAGGACAAGGCGGcaatgcttttgtttaccAACCATACAGTGCTGCACTCTAGCGGGATAAAtgcgcagtaatactccctattccaTGGGCTGGCTACACTTGGTGTTTATCAatcaatcttgaccattctatttggtattgcgatagcaaaaataattttaaaataattcaaattttcttcATATATTTAGAGGGCCCTGCGCGCATATGTGGTTTTCTTCACTTTTATTGACAGACATATAGGATTGTAAGGATTGTAGgtgactttaaaaaataaaatattgttatgattttcaatcaaaaactatttatcaTGCGTGCgagataatttatataaatataatcaatatctattgaactatatatatattccattttattaaaaactatatataaattacatacttattcCCACAAAAaaaggttactttttattctacTTCTAGCCATTTTTAGGTAGACAGGTACCCTTTATAGGAAAGAGCAAAGAAAAGATACAGGGAGGGAAGGAGCCGGCTGACAATGGCATGGCAACACTGCAACTgcaactttgttttgtttgtttagtttttattgcagatgaattttacttttttgtacaatacTTATCTAATTAAtcaatcataattaattaaaattattcttatacaataaacaatagatagagtataatttatttaccattttacatatttttgacgAATTTCTCATGATTGTGAAACTTGCAAACTTTTTGTTGCCGTTCTTGTCATCATGCATGTCATCACTCGCTCGCTGAATCCCTATATTGCATGCATGCCTTGAAATGCCTGCTTTAAACAAACAAGAAGTTACGTAGGTAgtgattttgtatgaattatGCATCCTAAAAAAATGGATACATAGTGTTCATAAAAACTTGACAATAAATAGGTTAGTTGATGTTCATAtagcattatttatttatttcctacaTATATTCTTCCCACGTTTACATTTTttcgataatataaatatgtataaccccaatgaaataataaaactataattgtttacattttgataGGTTGGAATGATGAATCCAGCTCAAGATGGGCTGGCGCCGCCTGGTGGTGCCCCTTCTTATCAACAACCCCTGTACTTGCAAGAACCTCATACACCTGTTACTACACATAGGTATGTGAATTCATTTTTCccacacatttatttttttaatgaaaccccaccaaaatatttttgtaaagataTTGATGGAGTTTAACCCACAGTTTCTCAACATagtttaaagaaagaaaaaaatgctttattgggcaaaaaaattaaagttacagtttttacatttgttatatatagtaCAAGATCATTGTGTTTTCAATTAACATTGTTTACCTCTAGTGGAGCGGGTGCCCCTGCGGGCAACTATATAATTCAGCAGCAGCCTGGTGGTCAGCAGAGACTACTGATGATGCAGCCCACACAGGTTATGAGCGGACCACCTACACCCAGTACGCCCACTCAGCTGTCGGGACCTGTGTATGGTTCCCCACAAAGAGCATCTCCACCAGGCACAACAAGTGATGACTCTGATGATAGTGTACCTTCACATCATTCTCAGGTAAGGCATACACTCAAATCAAACTTTACtgtaattgtatatttgtgacataaatattgcattctacttttattatatttatgcataAGTAGTAGTGTAGTTTCACCTGCCTTTTTTATGAATCAGATGGAATTTGAAACTAATCAATTTCATCACTAATGGCACACTAATAATTGAACACCTCttaacaaagttttattttattgataatatgCAAATGCTACTTGCTTTATATGttgcttatattattatagactatttatattttatttgataagattctgtaaaaaatatttttacagaattttatgaaataataatgacaaatgcaactaaaattattttattatcattatttatttatattttccaaatgttacaaatcagactaatgtataatattcttGCATGCAATTCACATTAGTTTTCAAATTATGCTAGATAAccataaattttaactttagcataattatatgtcataaattttagCCATAATGTCATTTGTTACTTTGGCAATGTTCTCTATCTACTTCGATTTGTAATCACCTAAAATATAGTTCATTGGCTTCTCAATTCtgttagtaaattataactCAAATCAGTAGAACTATGAAAAATCTAATGAATTGGTTGTTTGTTGGTAGTTGCCTGGTGATGCGGAAAGCCTTCTGCCTATCCATTATTGCTCAGCGAGCCGGCAGCAACAAACTACGCTTCATCAGGTATAGGCAAATTTTATCTGTATGTTTCTATTTGCCAATGAACTATATTTGCTGTGGCttagtcaaaattatattattgttgcaTAAAGAAAACTTCTCATAtcttttcttaaataatattttaggtatCTACCTAATATTactttgtaacaaatattattaatttcacacAGATGGGTGTGAGCAGTATTGGAGTTAAGAGGTCATCACCTGAACCCATGGATAATGGCATTAATCGTGGTCAGATGCAGAAGAAACCTAAAGTtcagaagaaaaagaaaaagagagaTCCTAATGAACCTCAAAAGTAAAAtgctctttttatttataaattaaaatactttataaccACCACCAATAAACTCACTATGTAGCTGAACAAGGTCTTCAAGTTTCGCGGTTCTGTCTAAGCCCATGTGGGATAAAAACTTGATACTATctacaaaattacttaatacacaataaaacatttagaCTGATGTTTTAAAagctaaatattaaataaacattctgcaatcaatcaatcactATACTATTGTTTATGTTTGAATTACTATTTGTTCATGCTCTATATTATTCCGTATTTCGCTTTCTATTCACAGACCTGTTTCTGCATATGCTTTGTTCTTCCGAGATACCCAAGCAGCAATCAAAGGACAAAACCCTAATGCAAGTTTTGGAGAAGTTTCTAAAATTGTTGCTTCAATGTGGGATGGGCTGGACTCTGAACACAAAAGtgtgagtttttattttatttacgtatagtaattaaaaatgtattggtCACAATgcaacttttatattatttttgaattcacaggtatataaacaaaaaactgaAGTGGCTAAGAAAGAGTACCTCAAAGCATTAGCAGCCTACAGAGCCAGCTTAGTATCAAAGGTAAATTCAGATTTAGTTCAAACTCAAACTTACCTggctgcacactagcgccactatcacatttctataaatatctcttatttattacctaaaaatattttaacagattctGCTACACTCTATTACGGATTTGATtacaaagtattatagttCTCCATTGTAACAACATGTAATCACAAATTTGGCGTCCACTAAACCAACTATGTCAATtagaatacaatattattttcttgtaaaaacattacaacaaTTATCTAATGTAGTTTATCATGGAGATTTCCTCATGTGGTAAACTCTGGTGGTGGCCCTGTCTTAactaatcccaactaatattataaatgcaaaagtaagtttgttgttaccttttcacgtattatctactggaccgattgttatgaaatttggtatatgggtaggaaataacctggaataacacttaaggtactttttatcccgaaattcccacgggagcgcaGCTAGAATTGTATAATTCTTTTGTCTATACAACCTTAAGCGCGGGATACATTCGCGCAGAGTAAATTAACTATACATATACTCATAACTTCCTCAGGTATTTTGTAcactatttgtttttatcgGTGAAAATCATTCAAAATCCGGCCGGTatgtagttttcgagtttatcgcgttaaTATAGACAGATAAAcgcgaaaataaaatttctttttataattcgtAAATACAAGGTAAAATTGGACTCGGTTcgatttgaaatgtttttttctccTGGCAACACTGAACACACgtcaatttgtaatttttattgacattgacattttgCAATGGTATGGCGACGGCGACTGGCGTTTCTTTATTTACTACCTCCGAGCTTTCTTTTGCGAGAgcttttaaatcatttatagaATAGTTTACGTACTTTAACGTAAAATATAGCACTtgaaacttattatatatctttattaattcAAAGAATCTGTTTATTAAGGATAAGCTTATGTTAAACAAAAAGCTCATATTTGAAAACTTggttataacaatattatttcgcAAGCGTTGCCAACGAAAGTAgattatctaatttattgcGTCTTCTATAGTACCGccttttaggtaggtacctacatattattgTGTTCATCATGTGTTTTATGTAATTACGGCATATGTCTAGagttaagttttgtttttgttgtgtgtgttcaGGGAGGTGAACAAGAACCCCAAACCATGTACAATCACACCAATAGTGCCAACCCCAATTACGGCAATTATTACCAAGGCCAGACATACGGAAATGGTCATTCCCCACAAGGTTATGTGCCAAGCCAAGCTCCGCAAGGTTACTCCCCACAGAACTACAATGGCGGTCAACAGCAACCTGGGTACCAAGGACCGACGGCTCCATATCCTCCTAATCCTCAACAATCTCCACAAAGTTACCAAGGCAGCATAGCACACACTCCTCAGACATATCAGGTAACTATTTTTAACTGTGCCCCTggactttaattttaaaataaacaaaaagtacAACAAACTATCTCATTTTCACACACACAATCAtacttatttcataatattggTAGCATATTGTTGTGAAGTTATATGTTGATTGGTACTGCTATTAAGACTGTTTATCTTctgttttgtttatcttttattttgagaaattatgATCATTTTACTCAACCAGCCTTTAAGAAATTTCTTATGCATcagtaaacaaacaaaatcattTGAGTGGTTTAGGATTTAAAACCAAAAAACTGGTGGATGCtggctttgttttttaatgatttagaagaaaaaaaaaatatcatattgctCATGAAGGAGCTAATAAGTGATTTTGCCATACAGGGTGTTCCTGGTCAGTCTCCACAGGGCTATCAAGTGAATCCAGCTGCTTCCCCTCAGGCCTGTCAATCCAACATGGGTCAATCCCCAAGAAGTTACCAGCCTGCACAGTCACCATCAAACTATACTGCTAGCTCTGGAATGTCTCCGCCTGGGTACAGACAGGTCCAATCACAATCTCCTCCAATGGGTTCTGTTCATGCAGCTATGCAGTACCATCATTCTCAGCAGGTAATTTCATTTTCTCATAGTAGTATGTGGTAGTTACTTTTGTGGTATATATATCTTACTAGCTttcgcccgtgtgaatttcaGCTAAGgaatcaaagtaaaatttcagttattcttttattgcGTATTctgatacaatttatttatgactatTGTTCaaatcagtatttttttctcatctttagctCAATTCCCATTTCctgcaatttttaaaatgtaattccaGTGCTTTTCGTGTCAGAATGGCTTCTACACCACTTTATCGCAGATGATGGcatattaaaatctttttttatgacaCAATTACCCATTATTATCGCACGATTAACACTTCTCGCGTTACTACCGCACGCTTGAAGAGCCACAGTGAACTGGCGCGGAAGCGCGGTTACAATAGCACGACACCCACCGCGGTGACTATACCATGGAACCAGTTTTTTTTgcgttgttaaaatttaattagaatcaatatatataataattattgctAATTAATTCTAATGAATTACAGCAAATGCAACAAACTCACCAACAAATGCAAGCTCATCAAGTACAGCAGtatcaacaacaacaacagcagcagcagcagcaacAACAACAGCAGCAACAACAACAGCAGCAGCAGCAACAACAGCAACAGCAGCAGCAACAACAACAGCAGCAGcagcaacaacaacaacagcaACATCAATCTCAAAATCATATTCAAAAAAATGATCAGCACTCTCCTAATAGCAATGGCACAGGAATGCCTCAACAATCACCAGATGTAAGCAATAattctatatataaacatcataATCAAgattataaaatctaacaaCTGTCAATAGTACTGGAacgaagtatatatataattcctTTGCTTTGCTGCTAATACACCACTCTCCCATAAATATTGTTGCCTCAAAcaaataacaatgtttttatttacagcaaaATGAAAATCGAAGTACACCATCATGCATTCGTCAGGGATGCACCAATCCGGCCATAGCTAATAGTGAATGGGAAGATGAATACTGCTCCAACGAGTGTGTTGTTAGCCACTGCaggtaaaacaattttaaatgtacctCGAATATTGATCCACCAGCTCACATAAGGAATGCTAGATTGTGTTATACTACCAAACAAACATGCAGTCCATATAAGTAAGTGGTAACCACAGCCAAAACCAGGGAGTGTCACATGTGGCttgcatacattttttgtctAGGTTCTTTTGCtacagtaccctgtaattatGCTGCCTCTCTCAACCTTTAAACCGGAACACAATCATACAAGCACACTGGTGCTGGCGGCAGAAatagatgagagtgaggtacctatacatacaacCTTTGTGCCGAGCTACCTCTAAAGAATAGatataggtacaatttttctttatatatgttactggCTAAATCCGATTTtaggataaactagttttgcctAGGCCAAACTAATTCTTCCTACTTGCGATAGGATAAACTGGTTTAGCCTAGGCTATACTAGTTCATCCTATCGCATGTAGGAAAAATGAGTTTATCCTAGGCCAAACTAGTTTCTcctgatagaaataaacacactCAGCTTAAACAGGAATAACCtagtgtaaattaatttagcctAGTCCAACAagcttaattaataataaatagtattttattaaatttacctatttattttgtctttgagGATAGCCTAGTTTAGCCCAGGCTAAACTGGTTTATCCTATCGGGCTTAGGATGAACTGGTTTAACCTAGGTTATACCAGTTTATCCTATCGCATGTATAGTAGAACCGCCTAAATGAGTCCTCGCCCGCGGAGTACAAGGGGCGCGGGGGTACGACGACGAAGGGGAACGAAAGAGGTGCGGGCGGCGGTCGAGCGTAGCGTGTAATACAAGAGGCGAAATGTTACTGGACATTTCTTGAGATATGTGAAGTCATAGTGGTTAGCGGCAAACAggtgaagatttttattaaaaaattaataatggctatacaaaatttgaatgaaacaactGTAAACTATACAACGTGTTCCTTTTGTTATCCCATATCTCCATGGTATCAACGAGACCACGTACATGAATTAAATAGCATAAGCATTTTtcgattattgttattttcaaatttttatttttcatacaaaacaattcgataaaaatgtgattttatgatatataggtatgatatgtaggtaaaaaaaaggtaataaagttatgtatgtaatatttatttatgcaaaatttatcaaaattataaatcaatcactTATGTCCATAATATCAGTATCACTGGAACTTGATTCTTCACTTTCGAAACAGCCATCATCAGAATCATCAGAATCGTCTtgcacattaataataaaatcaacaacttCATCTAGTGCTCCATCATGTTTGCAATATTCGTCTTCGATTTTAATCACGTGTTTAACACAATTCTCCCATTTCTCTTTGGGATATTCAGCAAATAATCTctctaatatttcttttttctggtCCAAATTAGAGTCGATACTTTTTTGTGCTAATTGTCCTTTGATATCACCCCAGACCAACTCAATGGGGTTCAGGTCTGGGTGATATGGAGGCAAACGCAATACTTCGTGTCCGTTTCTTTTCAATACCTGACTATTAATTCTATGTCCGAAAACATTTCGACTCATCTTGAGAATGTAATCTCATGTATAACTTTCACAAGGCGTCCGCAACTGTCAACACGTGTGATCGCTAACCGCGTAGCGAGCGAACTGAGTTTTTACAAGAATGCGCCCGCCGCCCGCACCTCTCTCGGTCCCCTTTGTCGTCGTACCCCCGCGCCCCTTGTACTCCGCGGGCGAGGACTCATTTAGGCGGTTCTACTATAGGCGAAATGTAagcaaaactagtttatcctggAATCGGGTTTGGCCGGTAACATATATACCACTATGTTCTAAGGAATggtcatttataattttccacAATAGTTGggttctgaaaaataaaaaaaatcaacgaTTATGTCCTTTTTGGGCAAGAGTAAATTTGTATCCACTTTTGTTtggtaaatttttaaacacattttttttcccCAGAGATGTCTTCAGTTCCTGGGTAGCTTCGAATAGTAACAACCAGATTCAAAACTTTTCTGCagtaaaataagattttttgtacatatcaatgtaataataaaatttttcttatgattaagaataaaaatgaaatatgcaTTGTATgataatagttattattatatatagtgcATTAGTTACGTTACTCTGTTATGGTTATTTATGAATTCATTGTTATAATCTTGTAGATCCTTGATATATTTATCTCCCTTGTAATACATAGTTCTTATGCAAATTTCTTCCATTTTATGAAAAGGAGgcaaataatttagaaaaaaatattttacataggagttgtttgttgttataacaaaaaaacattaataatatttttaagtaacacTTAAGGAATTGTAGTTGCATTTAATTTCATGCCAATTGacattaaataacttttaaaattacttggATATTAGTTGggtgtatataattattatttgttccTAATTAGTAATAGTTGCTTATTACTTATGTACACTTCAGATTAcatattgcaataaattaacttttaatcgTATAACGAACTAATtagttcataataaaattagggGTATCATTGAAATGTTGAACCAATAAGTtgcaagttaatttattaaaagctgGCATTCAATAGTCGATTGTAGTAGAGATTGGCATAGCAATAACTCATAAATATTTGctttgacaaaatatatttaggatttcttaattgatttatataatgGCTGTATGTATGGCAATAAATGTtcatacttttacttttcaaaattcaaaattcgattagatatttagttatattttagacTATTTAATATCCTACACACTTAACATATTAGTGATATTAGTAACATTAGTGTCAACTACACGTGTACATTTTCTGTCTCATCGAGCAATATAATTggtacttgttttttttagacTAGATATTAGCTGgaccaaaattttttttgtacttgaaacgaaataaaatctattttaagatacaaatcataattttattgtaaattcattgattaactatgtaaataaatacacgcAATAATAGATTTAGGTAGAGTAGTAGAAGAAAATACGTGAAACTGAAGTTTGatttcatgttatttattttatagtattttaggTCATTATTACATGATcgtaaataagtactttataatgtacatttaacggtgtataaaatataattagaacaatgatttcattaaatttcttaAACAGTATCAATGTGCttcattgttaattttatatcgtctttataataattaaagcgCAGGTGATTCCCTCTGTAAGTAGGTTACCCGAACTAGTGCAACTTTTATATAGGTAGCACAGTTCGGTTTGCAAAAATCACCGGTTTTCGTAAACTCTTAGCAGCTGTACAAGGGATTTATAGACTTCGTCATATCTTTAGTTTCGCTCATACAGGAAAGAGAGATACAAGAAGCGTATACATGtattgaaatagaaattaccatagatttaataagtaggtacttcgggagtatctactaatagggcatattacgcaaagctcaaattcaaaattcaaattcaaaaatttttggtcgtaaatctgtaacaatattgaaaattggcgcttttatgttaatacctacttatatacaCAGCctcattagtatttttataaactattttattacgtcTAGCACtcaaataaaacgaattacTGCGAATAcattgttcttattatttattaaatatggtTGACCTATCTACGCGTACGAAATCTCTAACAAATTGATAGCAGAGCGTAGTTGtgatataagaaataaaaaattgcatcTACTATAAGTTATCGCAAAATTGAACCGTTGACCAAGTCAAATTATGATACTTGGTGCCTGCAAGCGCAAGCGGTCCTGATTAAACATGACTATTGGGATATCGTAAGCGTAAAGATAATTGCTGTCTGGATAGTGGATGTTCATCTCACATGTGTTgtgataaaacaatgttttccACCATGAACCCACAAAATGGTAGCCTGAAGGTGGCATCGAACAAATACACAAGTCAAATTCTAGATAAAGGCATTATTACGGTCAGTTCAGAAAAA
This region includes:
- the LOC128683561 gene encoding TOX high mobility group box family member 3-like isoform X7, whose amino-acid sequence is MMNPAQDGLAPPGGAPSYQQPLYLQEPHTPVTTHSGAGAPAGNYIIQQQPGGQQRLLMMQPTQVMSGPPTPSTPTQLSGPVYGSPQRASPPGTTSDDSDDSVPSHHSQMGVSSIGVKRSSPEPMDNGINRGQMQKKPKVQKKKKKRDPNEPQKPVSAYALFFRDTQAAIKGQNPNASFGEVSKIVASMWDGLDSEHKSVYKQKTEVAKKEYLKALAAYRASLVSKGGEQEPQTMYNHTNSANPNYGNYYQGQTYGNGHSPQGYVPSQAPQGYSPQNYNGGQQQPGYQGPTAPYPPNPQQSPQSYQGSIAHTPQTYQGVPGQSPQGYQVNPAASPQACQSNMGQSPRSYQPAQSPSNYTASSGMSPPGYRQVQSQSPPMGSVHAAMQYHHSQQQMQQTHQQMQAHQVQQYQQQQQQQQQQQQQQQQQQQQQQQQQQQQQQQQQQQQQQQQQHQSQNHIQKNDQHSPNSNGTGMPQQSPDQNENRSTPSCIRQGCTNPAIANSEWEDEYCSNECVVSHCRDVFSSWVASNSNNQIQNFSAVK